CCACCTCGTCCCCTTCGAGAGCCGGCCCCCGGACAAGTTCGGCAAGGGCGGCGTGGACATGGGAGACCTGCTGCACTCGGCCCTGCGTCTGCGCCCGGACCGCATCGTCGTGGGCGAGGTGCGCGGCGGCGAGGCCTTCCACCTCGTTCAGGCGATGAACACGGGCCACGGCGGTTCGCTCGCCACCACCCACGCCAACACCCCCACGGACACGCTGCGCCGCATCGAGTCGCTGTGCCTCATGTCCGGCATCGAGCTGCCCATGGTGGCCATCCGCGCCCAGGTGGCCAGCGCCATCAACTTCGTCATCTGCTGCGAGCGCCTCCACGACGGCAGCCGCAAGACGATTGCCCTCTCCGAGGTGCTCCCGCTCAGCGAGAAGGGCGAGTACCGCACCCAGGACATCTTCGTCTTCACCCCGGTGACGAAGGACGAGGACGGCCACATCCTCGGCTACCACGCGCCCACCGGCATCATCCCCACCTTCGTGGACAGGGCGCGCGCCTACGGCTTCTCCGACCTGGACGAGTCCTTCTTCGACCCGGCCACCTACGGCCTGCCCCCGCCCCCCTCCTTCCGCCTGGGCGAGACGTACGCCGTGCGCTGGGCCCCCTCGCTCAAGCACCGCGAGCGCGGCGAGCGCGACCCGGACAGCTTCAAGAAGGAGTGGCTGGCCTTCGAGCAGCGGCTCAAGGACGAGGCCCACGACGCCAAGGACGGCAAGCCCCCGGCGCCCGCCACCCCGGCGGTGCAGGTGCAGGTGCCCGCCAACCTGCCCACCCCGCCCAAGGCGCCCGCCGCCCGCGGCGGCCCCGCCCTCCGGCCCAACCTTCCCGCCAACAAGCCCCCTCCTCCCCCGGATGACGACCGGACGCCGCCGCCCACGCGCAACCCCTTCGCCTCCGAGGAGGATGGACCCGGCGCCCCGGACGACGAGCCCAAGGTGCAGGTGGCCGCGGACCTCCTGGCCGAGGACGAGACCCAGGGCCGCGGCATCGTCCCGCCGCGCCCCACCCGCTCGTCCACGCCCCAGCCGCAGCGCTCGGGCCCCACCACCGGCGTCCGCCCCGCGATGGCTCCTCCCGCCCGCCGGCCCGCCGCCATGCCCCCCGCCCGGCCCGCCCTCGCCCCTCCCGTGCCCGACGAGGACCTGGAGGACGAGCCCCGGGAGCTGGACAACTCCGAGAAGACACACATCCGGCCCATGCCGGACAAGCCGCGCCGCTGAGCCCCTCCGGGCGCCTCCGCCCATCGCGCACCCGGCGTCACTGACGGTACGTCTCCTTGCGGCAAGCGCTACATGAGGGGAAAGTGGCGCCGTGTTCCTTCCACTCCTCGCCACGCTCGCCGTGCTCGGCCAGGCGCCCGCGTCCTCCGAGGCGCCCCTCACCGTGCTGATCGCCCCGCCCGAGGCCGCGGGCGTCCCCTCCCACATCATCTCCTTCGCCCAGGAGCATGTGGCCGAGCAGCTCAAGACGCAGGGCCTGCAGGTGGTCCTCACCTCGGACTTGTCCCAGCTGCTGTCGCCCGCCCAGCGCAAGTCGGTGCTCGGGTGCAACCGGCTGGAGCCCGCCTGCCGCATCACCCTGGGCGAGGCGGCCGAGGCCGACGTGGTGATGATCACCGAGCTGGTGCAGTTCCTCAGCGGCTACCGGGTGGGACTCAAGGCCTACGCCACGCGCGACGGCGAGCTGCTCGCCGAGCACTACGAGCCCGGAGTCCGCGAGGACCTGTTGCTCGACGCGCTCACCCGGGCCAGTGAACGGGTGGTGCCCCCGGTGCTCCAGGCCCTGCGCCCGACGCAGGCCCCCATCGTCGAGACGCCGCTGCCGGAGCTCACCCCGGTGCAGCCCCCCACGCAGCCGAAACCCGAGCTGACGGCCACCCGCTCGGGCCCGCCGGGCTGGGCCTGGGTGCCCGCCGCCGGAGGCGCGGTGATGCTGGGCGTGGGGACGGTCTTCCTCGTGAAGGCGGGCCAGGACTACCAGGAGCTGAAGGACCAGAAGTTCGAGGACCTCGAACGCGGTGCCCAGCTCAAGGAGTCCGGCCAGAGAGCGCAGAACCTGAGCCGGATCGCCTATGCGGTGGGCGCGGCGGGCGTGGTGACGAGCGGGCTCATCTATCTGCTGTCGGGCAAGGACAAGAAAGAGGCGGTGGAGGTACGACCCACCGCTTCCGTGGGAAATGGCGGCGGGATGGTGGGGCTGGTGGGGACACTGCCGTGAGGATGCACATGCTCGAGACGAAGAAGCTGTTCGCCGCGGGGCTCGCGCTGGCGTCGCTGGCCACCACCGGCTGTTTTGACTTCGACACGGCGTTCACCGAGTGCGTGAGGAATGGGCACTGCAATCCGCCCTCCGGCACATGCGACCCCACGCTGCCGGACCCGCTGGATGACGCCTTCGCCGACGCCAACTGCGACGGCGTGGATGGTGATGCCGACGCCGGCTTCTTCGTCGACCCCGTCGCCGGTCAGAACGTCAATCCCGGTACCCTCAAGGCTCCGTTCAGGACCCTCTCGTACGCCCTTCCGTTCGCCGCCGATGCCGGCAAGGTGCTCTACCTCGCACAGGGCACCTACAACGAGCCGGCGCTCCGGCTCGAGCGGCCCGTGTCGCTCCGTGGCGGCTATTCCAGGCTCGAGGACGGCGGCTGGGCTCGCGGCAATGAGTTCGACACCCGCATCAACGGCGGCCCCATCGGCCTGACGGTGAGCGGGTTGGAGGACGCCACGCTCGTGCTGGATCGCCTGCACATCACTTCCTCCACGCCTCCCGATGCCGGAGGGGCCTCCATCGGGCTGCGGGTGCTCAACTCGCTCGACGTGCAATTGAATCATGTGACCGTGGAAGCAGGGCGCGGCGCGGATGGACTGCCGGGTAGTTCGCCCGTGCTAAACCCCCAGGCGGGTGCGGATGGCGGGCCGGGGCAGAGCACCAGCGAAGCCACACAGAACACCCGCGCCGATGGTGGCTCTCCTGGCGTCAACAGTTGCGGCGCTGGCATTCAGGGAGGCCGGGGTGGGCAGGGCGGAACCAACGCTCAACTCGCCGCCAATGGAGAAGGAGGAATTCCCTTCGCTGACGGAGGTATCGCCGGAGTGCGGCAGGAAGAGAGCTGCCCCGGAGGTACGTGCAAATGCCTTGGAGATCCAGGCGGAAGGGGCCTGGATGGCGTTGAAGGAGATGCCGGAACGGACGGCACGTCGGGAGATGGCATCGGCCAGTTGGAGGGCAACACCTGGATCGCGCATGGCAGCGCGGATGGTGGTTCTGGCTCTCCAGGCGGAGGGGGTGGCGGAGGTGGCGGCGGGAGCTATTGTGTCGTCAACGCCGTGAGCCAGGCGTACTCGGAAGGTGGCGGTGGAGGGGGTGGTGGCGCGGGCGGCTGCCCCGGCCTCGGCGCGAGCGGTGGCAGCGGTGGAGGTGCCTCCATCGCCGTGCTGCTCATCAATGGGCGAGTGAAGTTGGAGTCTTCCATGCTCAAGACGGCTGGCGGTGGACAAGGGGGACGTGGCGGCACAGGTGGCAACGGCGGTGCCGGCGGCAAGGGAGGACCCGGCGGGTCGGCCTACACGCATCGAGTCTCTCTCTCCCCAACACTCAGCGCGGAGAGCACCGGGGGCACAGGCGGCAATGGTGGCAATGGCGGCAACGGTGGCCGCGGAGGTCATGGCGGCAACGGCGGAGGTGGACCGTCCGTGGGCATCTGGTGCGACTCCAGCTCGTCCTTCTCCCAGGAGCGTACGGTCTTTTCCCTCGGCGACGGAGGCATGCCGGGCAATGGCCCCGCTCCGACAGGCGAACCGGGCATCATGGAAGAGCAGTACCGGTGTCAGTAAGAGCTGGCATGCTCAGTCCCCAACCCGGTGCTTCGGCGTCCTCCATGTGAGGGCACCAGGCACCGGGTTTCTTCATTTCAGAACGCAGTCTCCGTACGGAGCACCCGATGAAGCGCCTCATATCCTGGCTCGCCCTGCCCTTGCTCGTGGCCGGCTGCACCACACCCGGCTCCGGTGAGGAGCCCGGCCCCTCCTGCCCCGATGCAACGGCGTGTCCCTGCCAGCCCGGCCAGACAGACCTGCCGGACGACTCCTTCCAGGACTCCAACTGTGATGGCGTGGACGGCACCGCCAGTGCCGCCCTCTTCGTCGACCCCACCTCCGGCCAGGACATCAACACCGGTACCCGCGAGGCTCCGCTCAAGACCCTCTCGTATGCCATCCAACGCGCCGCCAACCAGGGCAAGGCGCTCTACCTGGCCCAGGGCACCTATGACGAGCCAGCACTCGTGCTCGACAAGCCCGTGTCTCTCTACGGCGGCTACTCCGGCGTGAGTGGCGGCTGGGCTCGCGGCAACTACACCACCCAACTGCGTGGCGGCGGCGTCGGCCTGACGGTGAGCGGGCTGGGCAAGGACGCTGGCGTCACCCTCGAGCGCATGCGCATCACCTCCGCTTCGGCCACCGACGCAGGTGCTCCGTCCATCGGCGTGCGGGTGATGTACTCGGGGGGAGTGAAGCTGCGCTACGTGGAGGTGCTGGCCGGGGCCGGTGCTCCGGGGACTCCAGGCTCCACTCCTCCACCCAACCCCCAGGGCGGTGTGCAGGGTGGCATGGGGCAGAGCACCACCAATGAAGCCACACCGAACACGCGAGCCGGTGGTGGCGCGCCTGGTGTCGGCGGCTGTAGCTCCGACCTGGCGGGCCGAGGTGGACAGGGCGGTGTCTACGGTGTGGAGCCCACCCGGGGCGAGGCGGGCATTCCCGCCTCTGACGGGGGAACTGCCGGACCCAACGTGGTCTTGAACAACTGCCCGACCACCATCCCCACCTGCCAGTGCAACGGGATTGCAGGTGGCAAGGGCCAGGATGGCGTCGAGGGTGAGGCTGGCACGGATGGCCGCGCGGGTGATGGCATCGGCCGGTTGGCGGGCGACTCCTGGATGGCGAATGTCGGCGGGGATGGCGGGCTCGGCCATCCCGGAGGAGCAGGCGGCGGCGGTGGCGGCGGCAGTTACTGTAGCACCGAATGGCTGCGGGCGACCGAGGCGTCGGGTGGGGGCGGCGGGGGAGGAGGTACGGGGGGTTGCCCGGGAACGGGGGCAACTGGTGGCAGCGGCGGTGGCGCCTCCATCGCCGTGCTGCTCATCAACGGACTCGTGGAGTTGGAGTCCGCCACGCTCAAAACGACCGGCGGTGGACAGGGAGGTGCCGGTGCGCAGGGTGGCTCCGGTGGTCCCGGCGGCCTCGGAGGAGCCGGGGGGACGGGCTACACACAAAGGACCGATTTCACGGTGAATGGTACGCCGTATCGCGCGGAATCCATCGGAGGCCCGGGCGGTGCGGGCGGCAACGGGGGAGTAGGAGGCCGCGGTGGCCATGGTGGCAACGGGGGCGGTGGCCCTTCCGTGGGTGTCTGGTGTGATGCCACCTCGACCTTCACCCAACGGGACACGGTCTTCGACCTCGGTCCCGGAGGCCGGCCCGGCAACGGTCCCGCCCCCACCGGCGAAACGGGCCTCCGGGGCCAGTCCTACCAGTGCCAGTAGGGACTGGCATGCTCGGTTCCCACCCGGTGCTTCGGTGTCCTCCATGTGAGAACGCCCTGCGCCGGGTTTCTCCATTTCAAGACGCAGTCCCCGTACGGAGCACACGATGAAGCGCCTCATGCCCTGGCTCGCCCTGCCCTTGCTCGTGGCCGGCTGCACCACACCCGGCTCCGGTG
This is a stretch of genomic DNA from Archangium violaceum. It encodes these proteins:
- a CDS encoding CpaF family protein, which encodes MSMYNESLRAFLKPVLPYLDDPSVSEIMINGPTDVWIERKGKVSKTDATFTEEGLIGAARNMAQFVGRLLNDERPRLDARLPDGSRIHVVIPPIARKGTTISIRKFFKDKLTIESLIKFKSMTKEMARLIDAGIHTKLNMLVSGGTGSGKTTLLNIVSSLIPDEERILTIEDSAELQLNQSHLVPFESRPPDKFGKGGVDMGDLLHSALRLRPDRIVVGEVRGGEAFHLVQAMNTGHGGSLATTHANTPTDTLRRIESLCLMSGIELPMVAIRAQVASAINFVICCERLHDGSRKTIALSEVLPLSEKGEYRTQDIFVFTPVTKDEDGHILGYHAPTGIIPTFVDRARAYGFSDLDESFFDPATYGLPPPPSFRLGETYAVRWAPSLKHRERGERDPDSFKKEWLAFEQRLKDEAHDAKDGKPPAPATPAVQVQVPANLPTPPKAPAARGGPALRPNLPANKPPPPPDDDRTPPPTRNPFASEEDGPGAPDDEPKVQVAADLLAEDETQGRGIVPPRPTRSSTPQPQRSGPTTGVRPAMAPPARRPAAMPPARPALAPPVPDEDLEDEPRELDNSEKTHIRPMPDKPRR
- a CDS encoding PE-PGRS family protein; its protein translation is MLETKKLFAAGLALASLATTGCFDFDTAFTECVRNGHCNPPSGTCDPTLPDPLDDAFADANCDGVDGDADAGFFVDPVAGQNVNPGTLKAPFRTLSYALPFAADAGKVLYLAQGTYNEPALRLERPVSLRGGYSRLEDGGWARGNEFDTRINGGPIGLTVSGLEDATLVLDRLHITSSTPPDAGGASIGLRVLNSLDVQLNHVTVEAGRGADGLPGSSPVLNPQAGADGGPGQSTSEATQNTRADGGSPGVNSCGAGIQGGRGGQGGTNAQLAANGEGGIPFADGGIAGVRQEESCPGGTCKCLGDPGGRGLDGVEGDAGTDGTSGDGIGQLEGNTWIAHGSADGGSGSPGGGGGGGGGGSYCVVNAVSQAYSEGGGGGGGGAGGCPGLGASGGSGGGASIAVLLINGRVKLESSMLKTAGGGQGGRGGTGGNGGAGGKGGPGGSAYTHRVSLSPTLSAESTGGTGGNGGNGGNGGRGGHGGNGGGGPSVGIWCDSSSSFSQERTVFSLGDGGMPGNGPAPTGEPGIMEEQYRCQ
- a CDS encoding DUF1565 domain-containing protein translates to MKRLISWLALPLLVAGCTTPGSGEEPGPSCPDATACPCQPGQTDLPDDSFQDSNCDGVDGTASAALFVDPTSGQDINTGTREAPLKTLSYAIQRAANQGKALYLAQGTYDEPALVLDKPVSLYGGYSGVSGGWARGNYTTQLRGGGVGLTVSGLGKDAGVTLERMRITSASATDAGAPSIGVRVMYSGGVKLRYVEVLAGAGAPGTPGSTPPPNPQGGVQGGMGQSTTNEATPNTRAGGGAPGVGGCSSDLAGRGGQGGVYGVEPTRGEAGIPASDGGTAGPNVVLNNCPTTIPTCQCNGIAGGKGQDGVEGEAGTDGRAGDGIGRLAGDSWMANVGGDGGLGHPGGAGGGGGGGSYCSTEWLRATEASGGGGGGGGTGGCPGTGATGGSGGGASIAVLLINGLVELESATLKTTGGGQGGAGAQGGSGGPGGLGGAGGTGYTQRTDFTVNGTPYRAESIGGPGGAGGNGGVGGRGGHGGNGGGGPSVGVWCDATSTFTQRDTVFDLGPGGRPGNGPAPTGETGLRGQSYQCQ